Proteins encoded within one genomic window of Spiribacter curvatus:
- a CDS encoding DMT family transporter produces MSGLGLPAMNARDWLLLLILSTVWGGSFFFFELALETLPPFTIVLGRVSLAAAALLVIARLRGVVLPFNATLVRRYLMLGLISNAMPFSFIVWGQTQIPSGLASIINAMTPIWAMLVGLLIGSDERLTPGRTIGIVLGFSGVAVLMGPDLLREIDPYSLGQLSVLGATICYGFAVHYGRGFKGTPALVNAAYMLTAATVWLIPVALIVDQPWTLTPGISGWGALLGLSLLCTSFAYLLYFRLLASAGANNMSLVTFLVPVSAITLGAVFLDERLGSTAFLGMGILFVGLAVIDGRLWRRLRGG; encoded by the coding sequence TTGAGCGGCCTAGGCTTGCCCGCCATGAACGCCCGCGACTGGTTACTCCTGCTGATCCTCTCCACTGTCTGGGGTGGATCGTTTTTCTTCTTTGAGCTTGCGCTCGAGACGCTGCCACCGTTCACGATCGTGTTGGGGCGGGTGAGTCTGGCGGCGGCTGCGCTGCTCGTCATCGCCCGGCTCCGTGGGGTGGTCCTGCCTTTCAACGCGACGCTGGTCCGCCGGTATCTGATGCTGGGTCTGATCAGCAATGCGATGCCGTTTTCCTTCATTGTCTGGGGGCAGACCCAGATCCCCAGTGGTCTCGCCTCGATCATCAACGCCATGACACCCATCTGGGCGATGCTCGTGGGGCTTTTAATCGGCAGTGATGAGCGCCTCACCCCTGGCCGAACCATTGGCATCGTACTGGGATTCTCGGGGGTTGCGGTCCTCATGGGCCCGGACCTGTTACGCGAGATCGATCCCTACAGCCTCGGCCAGCTCTCGGTGCTCGGTGCAACGATCTGCTACGGGTTTGCGGTGCACTACGGCCGGGGCTTCAAGGGTACACCGGCGCTGGTCAACGCTGCCTATATGCTCACGGCCGCGACGGTCTGGTTGATCCCCGTGGCGCTGATCGTCGATCAGCCCTGGACCCTGACACCCGGTATATCCGGCTGGGGCGCACTGCTCGGGCTGTCGCTACTCTGCACCTCGTTCGCCTACCTGCTCTACTTCCGGCTGCTGGCCTCGGCCGGCGCCAACAATATGTCGCTGGTGACCTTTCTGGTGCCGGTCTCGGCCATCACCCTGGGTGCGGTTTTCCTCGACGAGCGGCTGGGCTCCACGGCATTCCTCGGCATGGGTATCCTGTTTGTGGGACTGGCGGTGATCGATGGCCGGCTCTGGCGCCGGCTGCGCGGTGGCTAG
- a CDS encoding porin, whose product MMKKTTSALAIAALLGTGAATAATFQINDTTTVGVGGAFYPFYGDVNDANGDSSSFNGDASRLIFTAEKAAVNGMTASLYYQLRPQDGLGDGADGSDDNNGVSTHVAHATLSGDFGSVTYGKNDNLMYRYIDVLRDYNDTLVFTFSDAIQRRRVATYASPDFGGFGFEVEAELEADDSKTPVSDGSSSSFNAAAYADLDPVRVHATYTAGDLQDADSDGAYGLAAVTSINVVDLSAVYTNSQINADDQVITGLYASTDYGFGSLHLGAQEVDVDNAESRTEVIGRVTYDIADSVYTSLEYASKDADNDAGDGFGVALWYGF is encoded by the coding sequence ATGATGAAGAAGACAACTTCGGCCCTGGCCATCGCGGCCCTGCTGGGCACCGGCGCGGCCACTGCCGCCACCTTCCAGATCAACGACACGACCACGGTCGGCGTCGGTGGCGCGTTCTATCCGTTCTATGGCGACGTTAACGACGCCAACGGCGACAGCTCATCTTTCAACGGTGATGCGAGCCGGTTGATCTTTACCGCTGAAAAGGCTGCCGTCAATGGTATGACCGCCTCCCTCTACTATCAGCTCCGGCCGCAGGATGGTCTCGGTGACGGCGCTGACGGCTCTGACGATAACAATGGTGTTTCGACCCATGTTGCGCATGCCACACTCTCAGGTGACTTCGGTTCCGTAACCTATGGTAAGAACGATAACCTGATGTATCGGTATATCGACGTGCTTCGTGACTACAACGACACGCTCGTATTCACGTTCTCAGACGCCATTCAGCGTCGTCGCGTAGCGACATATGCGTCGCCGGACTTCGGCGGATTTGGCTTTGAGGTCGAAGCGGAGCTTGAAGCTGACGACTCCAAAACCCCCGTCTCTGATGGCAGCTCGAGCAGCTTTAATGCCGCTGCCTACGCAGATCTGGATCCGGTGCGGGTCCATGCGACCTACACTGCGGGTGATCTGCAGGACGCCGATTCTGATGGTGCTTATGGTCTGGCCGCAGTTACCAGCATCAACGTCGTCGACCTGAGTGCGGTATACACCAATAGCCAGATCAATGCCGATGACCAGGTCATTACCGGCCTCTATGCCTCGACCGATTACGGTTTCGGTTCGCTCCATCTGGGCGCCCAAGAAGTGGACGTTGACAACGCGGAGAGCCGCACTGAGGTCATCGGCCGCGTGACCTACGACATCGCCGACAGCGTTTACACGTCGCTTGAATATGCTAGCAAGGACGCCGATAACGATGCCGGCGACGGCTTCGGCGTTGCACTCTGGTACGGCTTCTAA
- a CDS encoding DUF2288 domain-containing protein: MTDAEIPLETQLNTETGRVRWSELERHFARGVVVRVDAGLDLVTVAAAFVRDDEEAVMAWMTDGQIARATAEDARGWHDRDPDLWAVVAAPWVLVQEPASAD; this comes from the coding sequence ATGACCGACGCCGAGATTCCGTTAGAAACGCAGCTCAATACCGAAACCGGGCGCGTGCGCTGGTCGGAGCTGGAGCGCCACTTCGCGCGTGGCGTCGTTGTGCGGGTGGATGCCGGTCTGGATCTGGTCACGGTGGCCGCCGCCTTCGTGCGCGACGATGAGGAGGCCGTAATGGCGTGGATGACCGACGGGCAGATCGCCCGGGCCACCGCTGAGGATGCCCGGGGCTGGCACGACCGCGACCCCGACCTCTGGGCGGTGGTCGCCGCGCCTTGGGTGCTGGTGCAGGAGCCCGCGTCGGCGGACTAG
- the msrA gene encoding peptide-methionine (S)-S-oxide reductase MsrA, whose translation MATATLGGGCFWCIEAVFQRLQGVHSVTSGYAGGDTPDPDYRSVCTGRTGHAEVVRIDYDPAVIDFDTLLSVFFAIHDPTTPNRQGADVGPQYRSIVLYEDEDQRASAEAHIQRLSDEGAFRAPIVTEVRPLARFYPAEGYHQDYYLQNAPMPYCQAVIDPKLEKARTLFAERMND comes from the coding sequence ATGGCGACAGCAACACTGGGCGGCGGCTGCTTCTGGTGCATCGAAGCGGTATTCCAGCGCCTGCAGGGCGTCCACTCCGTCACATCCGGCTATGCCGGCGGCGACACCCCCGATCCGGACTACCGCAGTGTCTGCACGGGGCGGACCGGCCATGCCGAGGTCGTGCGGATCGACTACGATCCGGCGGTCATCGACTTCGACACGCTGCTGTCGGTTTTCTTCGCGATCCATGACCCGACCACGCCCAACCGTCAGGGCGCGGACGTCGGGCCACAGTACCGCTCCATCGTGCTCTATGAGGATGAGGATCAGCGGGCGAGTGCGGAGGCGCATATCCAGCGACTGAGTGACGAGGGGGCGTTCCGCGCACCCATCGTGACCGAGGTCCGGCCGCTGGCGCGCTTCTACCCGGCCGAGGGCTATCACCAGGACTATTATCTTCAGAACGCGCCGATGCCCTACTGCCAGGCGGTCATCGATCCGAAGCTGGAGAAAGCGCGCACGCTGTTCGCGGAGCGGATGAACGACTAG
- a CDS encoding NUDIX hydrolase: protein MTDPEGPTAGPRRYQIPDGDDRERLTCPECGFIAYENPRIVVGVVARADDERIVLCRRAIPPRIGYWTLPAGYMELGETAEAGACREAWEEARAQLKLTGLLAVYSLARIHQVQLIYRAVLTDPHVEAGPESQSVGLFHYSELPWDELAFPTVRWALEQDHQAHMEGHGEAFANPTAEED, encoded by the coding sequence ATGACCGACCCCGAGGGCCCGACCGCCGGGCCACGCCGCTACCAGATCCCCGATGGCGACGACCGTGAGCGGCTCACCTGCCCGGAATGCGGATTCATCGCCTATGAAAACCCTCGCATCGTCGTCGGCGTTGTCGCCCGGGCGGATGATGAGCGCATCGTCCTCTGCCGCCGGGCGATACCGCCCCGGATCGGCTACTGGACGCTGCCCGCGGGCTATATGGAGCTGGGCGAGACCGCCGAGGCCGGCGCCTGCCGCGAGGCCTGGGAAGAGGCGCGGGCCCAGCTCAAACTCACCGGCCTGCTCGCGGTCTACAGTCTGGCACGCATTCATCAGGTCCAGCTGATCTATCGCGCCGTGCTCACCGACCCGCATGTCGAGGCGGGGCCGGAATCGCAGAGCGTGGGGCTGTTCCACTACTCGGAACTGCCCTGGGACGAACTGGCGTTTCCCACCGTGCGATGGGCACTCGAGCAGGACCATCAGGCCCACATGGAAGGCCATGGCGAGGCTTTTGCCAATCCAACCGCGGAGGAAGACTGA
- a CDS encoding ABC transporter ATP-binding protein: MADIAFESLSRWYGEAPQRTVLDRVSGTIHAGEFVVVVGRSGSGKSTLLNLLGGLESPSEGVVRIDGTDIAGLGDRPLTALRRRRMGFVFQAYNLIPTLCVADNLRLPLSLNGLDDEGRVDQWLARVDLEGRGGDWPDRLSGGEQQRVAIARALIHEPDFILADEPTGNLDLENAERIVSLLDGLCRAEQRTLIMVTHAQEVVGLADQLLTIRDGRLVDAE, from the coding sequence ATGGCCGATATTGCCTTCGAGTCGCTGAGCCGCTGGTATGGCGAGGCGCCGCAGCGGACGGTGCTCGATCGCGTCTCCGGCACCATCCACGCGGGCGAGTTCGTGGTCGTGGTGGGGCGAAGCGGGTCGGGAAAGTCCACCCTGCTCAACCTCCTCGGCGGCCTCGAGTCCCCCAGCGAGGGGGTGGTGCGCATCGACGGCACGGATATCGCCGGCCTGGGCGATCGCCCCCTCACCGCGCTGCGGCGCCGGCGGATGGGGTTTGTGTTCCAGGCCTATAACCTCATTCCCACCCTCTGCGTCGCCGACAACCTGCGGCTGCCACTCAGCCTCAATGGCCTCGACGATGAGGGGCGGGTGGATCAGTGGCTCGCCCGGGTCGATCTTGAGGGACGCGGCGGCGACTGGCCGGATCGGCTCTCGGGGGGTGAGCAGCAGCGCGTCGCCATCGCCCGGGCGCTCATCCATGAGCCGGATTTCATCCTTGCCGACGAACCGACGGGCAACCTCGATCTGGAGAATGCCGAGCGCATCGTATCGCTGCTCGATGGGCTCTGCCGCGCCGAGCAGCGCACCCTGATCATGGTCACTCACGCCCAGGAGGTGGTGGGGCTGGCCGATCAGCTGCTCACCATCCGTGATGGCCGCCTGGTGGATGCCGAATGA